The proteins below are encoded in one region of Deltaproteobacteria bacterium:
- a CDS encoding sigma-54 dependent transcriptional regulator, producing the protein MKILIIDDEDSMRHMLSIILKKEGYDAVSAESGRQAIKMLEKEDFDFILCDIRMPEMNGMEFLKSHQLSAISHQPVVIMMSAYGAIDTAIECMKLGAYDYISKPFKTDEIILTLKKAEERERLKRENTRFKHIAEQEYDLKNIITEDKQLLEIFKLIKKVADYNTTVLITGESGTGKELIARAIHYHGKRKDKLFVAVNCGAIPAMLLESELFGHVKGAFTDAVRNKPGLFEEADAGTMFLDEIGELPKELQVKLLRVIQEGEIRRVGDSKSKKIDVRIIAATARDLSEEIKKGSFREDLFYRLNVVNINLPPLRERKGDIPTLAWHFLKIYSDKFGKPLKGIDKEAMDAISSYQWPGNVRELENVMERAVILEDADVITQKSLPFFKTPAPGPQPPGLSIKKAEEVVEKELIKKALDATGGNKTKAAELLEISHRALLYKIKGYGL; encoded by the coding sequence ATGAAAATTTTAATCATTGACGACGAAGATTCCATGCGCCACATGCTTTCCATAATCCTGAAAAAGGAAGGCTATGATGCGGTTTCTGCAGAAAGCGGCCGGCAGGCAATTAAGATGCTGGAGAAGGAAGATTTTGATTTTATACTCTGCGATATAAGGATGCCGGAGATGAACGGGATGGAATTTCTAAAAAGCCATCAGCTATCAGCTATCAGCCATCAGCCTGTGGTCATTATGATGTCCGCTTACGGCGCCATTGACACAGCAATCGAGTGCATGAAACTCGGCGCATACGATTATATTTCAAAGCCATTTAAGACAGATGAGATTATACTTACATTAAAAAAGGCAGAGGAGAGAGAAAGGCTTAAACGGGAAAACACAAGATTTAAACATATTGCCGAGCAAGAATATGACCTCAAGAATATTATCACAGAAGATAAACAACTACTTGAAATATTTAAACTTATAAAGAAGGTGGCAGACTATAATACCACTGTCTTAATCACGGGAGAAAGTGGTACCGGAAAAGAGCTCATAGCAAGGGCTATCCATTATCATGGTAAAAGAAAGGATAAGCTCTTTGTTGCTGTAAACTGTGGCGCGATTCCAGCAATGCTTCTTGAGAGCGAGCTCTTCGGTCATGTCAAAGGCGCATTTACTGATGCTGTAAGAAATAAGCCGGGTCTTTTTGAAGAGGCAGATGCAGGGACTATGTTTTTAGATGAGATAGGCGAGCTTCCAAAGGAGCTTCAGGTAAAACTTTTAAGGGTGATTCAGGAGGGTGAAATAAGAAGGGTTGGCGATTCTAAATCTAAAAAAATAGATGTTAGGATTATAGCCGCAACTGCCAGAGACCTGTCAGAAGAAATCAAGAAAGGCAGTTTCAGGGAAGACCTCTTTTACCGCCTGAATGTTGTAAACATAAATCTGCCGCCGCTGCGGGAGAGAAAGGGAGATATACCAACCCTTGCCTGGCATTTTTTAAAAATATACTCTGATAAATTCGGCAAGCCGCTAAAAGGCATAGATAAAGAGGCGATGGATGCCATTTCAAGCTATCAATGGCCCGGGAATGTAAGAGAATTGGAGAATGTGATGGAGAGGGCAGTGATACTTGAAGACGCTGATGTAATAACACAGAAGAGCCTTCCGTTTTTTAAGACACCAGCCCCCGGTCCCCAGCCCCCGGGTCTTTCTATAAAGAAGGCGGAAGAGGTTGTTGAAAAAGAGCTTATAAAAAAAGCCCTTGACGCAACAGGCGGCAACAAGACCAAGGCAGCGGAGCTTTTAGAGATTAGCCACAGGGCGCTTTTGTATAAGATAAAGGGGTATGGGTTGTAA
- a CDS encoding prepilin peptidase yields the protein MPDTLIYIFTFIFGSIVGSFLNVCIHRIPEGKSIIFPPSSCPNCNNPIAFYDNIPIVSYIVLLGRCRSCKTPISLRYPFVEFLTGLFAIMLLHKYGFSVMFFIYFPFVSSLIVITFIDIKYRIIPDVISLPGIGVGLLASYFLPVGILNSVIGVLVGGGTLFLIAFSYHFVTGREGMGGGDIKLLAMIGAFLGWKAVIITLFTGSFIGAAAGFVLMLAKGKDSKYAIPFGPFLAVGALISLFFGEYLIKWYLSGMRAGM from the coding sequence TTGCCAGATACCTTAATTTACATCTTCACATTTATTTTCGGCAGCATTGTAGGAAGTTTTTTAAATGTCTGCATCCACCGCATCCCAGAAGGCAAATCAATAATATTTCCTCCATCCTCTTGTCCGAATTGCAATAATCCTATTGCATTTTATGATAATATTCCTATTGTAAGTTATATTGTCCTTCTTGGCAGGTGCCGTAGCTGCAAAACTCCTATCTCGCTGCGGTATCCTTTTGTGGAATTTTTAACAGGTCTTTTTGCTATAATGCTTTTACATAAATATGGTTTTTCAGTGATGTTTTTTATCTATTTTCCCTTTGTGTCAAGCCTTATCGTAATAACATTCATAGATATTAAATATCGGATAATTCCTGATGTTATAAGTCTTCCCGGGATTGGTGTAGGCTTGTTGGCTTCTTATTTTTTGCCTGTCGGGATATTGAATTCTGTCATAGGGGTTTTAGTCGGAGGCGGAACCCTTTTTCTGATTGCCTTTAGCTATCACTTTGTTACAGGCAGGGAAGGCATGGGTGGCGGAGATATAAAGCTCCTTGCAATGATAGGCGCATTTCTTGGTTGGAAAGCCGTTATAATAACCTTATTCACAGGCTCGTTTATTGGCGCTGCTGCCGGGTTTGTATTGATGCTGGCAAAAGGTAAGGACAGCAAATACGCCATACCCTTTGGTCCGTTTCTTGCCGTAGGCGCGCTAATTTCCCTCTTTTTTGGAGAATACCTTATAAAATGGTATTTATCGGGTATGCGGGCGGGTATGTGA
- the argJ gene encoding bifunctional glutamate N-acetyltransferase/amino-acid acetyltransferase ArgJ, with product MSPSNLSINGFKSAGICCGIKKDGGKDLALIYSELPATLAGVFTKNKIKAAPVLIDMQRIKKGLCQAIIINSGNANACTGKKGMEDAKSMVAAVEDALGIKKGFAMVSSTGVIGQRLPIDRLKKGIPKLVFSLSSKGWNDAVNAIMTTDAFPKIAFEKCRIGGKDITVLGIAKGAGMICPNMATMLAFIVTDAEVERKTLQSALKKAVDKSFNCITVDGDTSTNDTVLLMANGKAGNKHFTVHSSQFTPFYQMLEKVCQSLAKMIVRDGEGATKLLEFNVSGAKTDKDAKKIAETVANSPLVKTAFFGEDANWGRIIAAIGRSGAYVKEEKINIYFNGVPVVLRGLDADRERDAAKAVKNENICVKIEMGLSKGKKTVWASDLSYDYVKINAAYRS from the coding sequence ATGAGCCCCTCAAATCTATCCATAAATGGTTTTAAATCAGCAGGCATCTGCTGCGGAATAAAGAAGGACGGGGGAAAAGACCTTGCCCTGATATATTCTGAATTGCCTGCCACTCTTGCAGGTGTGTTTACAAAAAATAAAATAAAGGCAGCGCCTGTCCTTATTGATATGCAGAGGATTAAAAAAGGTCTGTGTCAGGCAATAATTATAAACAGCGGCAATGCCAATGCCTGCACAGGCAAAAAAGGCATGGAAGATGCAAAAAGCATGGTCGCGGCAGTCGAAGATGCGCTTGGAATAAAAAAGGGTTTTGCAATGGTCTCGTCAACAGGGGTTATTGGGCAGAGGCTCCCGATTGACAGGCTAAAAAAAGGCATTCCAAAACTTGTTTTCTCCCTTTCATCAAAAGGCTGGAATGATGCAGTTAATGCGATTATGACAACAGACGCATTTCCAAAGATTGCGTTTGAAAAATGCAGAATAGGCGGCAAAGATATTACTGTTTTAGGTATCGCCAAGGGCGCGGGTATGATATGCCCGAATATGGCTACTATGCTGGCATTTATCGTAACTGATGCAGAGGTAGAAAGAAAAACATTGCAATCGGCTTTGAAAAAAGCGGTTGACAAATCATTTAACTGCATAACAGTGGACGGAGATACATCAACTAATGATACTGTGTTGCTCATGGCCAATGGAAAAGCAGGGAATAAGCACTTTACAGTTCACAGTTCACAGTTCACACCTTTTTATCAGATGCTTGAAAAGGTCTGTCAGAGTCTTGCAAAGATGATTGTAAGGGATGGTGAAGGTGCAACAAAGCTATTGGAGTTTAATGTTAGCGGCGCAAAGACAGATAAAGACGCAAAAAAGATCGCAGAGACTGTTGCCAATTCGCCTCTTGTGAAGACGGCATTCTTTGGCGAGGATGCCAATTGGGGAAGAATAATTGCTGCAATAGGCCGTTCAGGCGCATATGTGAAAGAAGAAAAGATAAATATATATTTCAATGGTGTGCCTGTTGTGTTAAGAGGTCTTGACGCAGACAGAGAAAGGGATGCGGCAAAGGCTGTTAAGAATGAGAATATATGCGTAAAGATTGAGATGGGTTTGAGCAAAGGCAAAAAGACAGTCTGGGCAAGCGATCTGTCGTATGATTATGTAAAGATAAATGCGGCGTATAGAAGCTGA
- a CDS encoding PilW family protein — translation MQKSLRKRVQGSESNSLISDPRPLIPDPCNKGFSLVELLIAMVIASVVGLAGISIFSSSNWSYKTQEDVTEAQQNVRVATDRLTKDIRMAGYGLPDPPFSLSFTGLPTTFVGQSGGNITLTSPITVTTSGGAGAPDSLTILGIGYEVGTLDTTTAVVNCVNGIQANISGANCIRLSATASVPAADTIDRFFPGGAFNSNRMHISLGGAKYIALAAAGQTGQATRTLALGSPSTLDRDYPDGTSVYIVQAVQYTIVSDTSIAGCSSSNPCLISLDATGLRGMNGGAPSRQLLAENIEDIQFAYGIDANPRDKKIDDTDGDGSFEGLDYIFAEAGDTLSDPSSIIVVRATVVGRTRNTDIKGQTGFKAQCFEDRPVDAGTTNCTGAASDGYRRRILTKVIKIRNPKTGA, via the coding sequence TTGCAAAAATCTTTAAGGAAAAGGGTTCAGGGTTCAGAAAGCAATTCTCTTATATCCGATCCCCGACCCCTGATCCCTGACCCCTGTAACAAAGGTTTTTCTCTTGTTGAACTCTTAATAGCAATGGTTATTGCCTCTGTTGTGGGGTTGGCAGGGATTTCCATATTCTCATCCAGCAACTGGTCGTATAAGACGCAGGAGGATGTAACAGAGGCGCAACAGAATGTAAGGGTTGCCACGGACAGGCTTACAAAGGACATAAGGATGGCTGGTTATGGCCTGCCTGACCCGCCGTTTTCGCTCTCCTTCACCGGTCTTCCAACCACATTTGTCGGTCAATCCGGCGGCAACATAACCTTGACTTCACCGATTACGGTCACAACCAGCGGCGGAGCAGGCGCCCCTGATAGTTTGACCATCCTTGGGATTGGGTATGAAGTTGGGACATTGGACACCACTACAGCGGTTGTTAATTGCGTCAATGGTATTCAGGCAAATATTAGCGGAGCTAACTGCATCCGACTCAGTGCCACTGCGAGCGTCCCTGCGGCTGATACAATTGATAGATTTTTCCCCGGGGGGGCGTTTAACAGTAATAGAATGCATATCAGCCTTGGAGGGGCAAAATACATAGCGCTTGCCGCGGCAGGCCAGACCGGTCAGGCTACCAGAACATTAGCATTGGGAAGCCCATCTACCCTTGATAGAGACTATCCTGACGGCACGTCCGTTTATATCGTACAGGCAGTTCAATATACGATAGTATCGGATACTTCTATTGCAGGATGTTCAAGTTCAAATCCGTGTTTGATAAGTTTGGATGCTACTGGACTCCGGGGAATGAACGGGGGAGCGCCTTCCAGACAACTCCTTGCTGAAAATATAGAGGACATTCAGTTTGCATACGGCATAGACGCAAACCCAAGGGACAAGAAGATAGACGATACAGACGGGGATGGCTCGTTCGAGGGTCTGGATTATATATTCGCCGAGGCGGGCGATACCTTATCAGATCCGTCAAGCATAATAGTTGTTCGGGCAACTGTTGTGGGAAGGACAAGGAATACAGATATTAAAGGGCAGACTGGTTTTAAGGCGCAGTGTTTCGAAGACCGCCCTGTTGATGCCGGCACTACTAACTGCACAGGCGCGGCATCCGATGGTTACAGGCGAAGGATATTGACAAAGGTTATAAAGATAAGAAATCCTAAGACAGGGGCGTAA
- a CDS encoding HEPN domain-containing protein, giving the protein MTEGNKKDNIKIQLEKASEILKEANLLFENNLVRGAVSRLYYYLLHTVRALLLTKGLEPKSHEGVLRVFGQYFIREGILEARFSHIFARLMKYREEADYNPAYVVSKDDFVEFRKEAEVMCDKINSYLKQKGYA; this is encoded by the coding sequence ATGACGGAAGGGAATAAGAAAGACAATATCAAGATTCAACTTGAGAAGGCATCCGAAATTTTAAAAGAGGCAAATTTGCTTTTTGAGAATAACCTTGTAAGAGGCGCAGTTTCAAGGCTCTATTACTATCTGCTTCACACTGTCCGGGCGCTCCTTCTCACCAAAGGGCTTGAACCCAAAAGCCACGAAGGGGTGTTGAGGGTTTTCGGGCAATATTTTATAAGAGAGGGGATACTGGAGGCAAGGTTTTCCCATATATTCGCAAGGCTGATGAAATACAGGGAGGAGGCTGATTACAACCCTGCCTATGTCGTTTCAAAAGATGATTTTGTGGAGTTCAGAAAAGAGGCAGAGGTTATGTGTGACAAGATAAACAGTTATCTGAAGCAGAAGGGATATGCCTGA
- a CDS encoding transglycosylase SLT domain-containing protein — MPDIKHIISFVVASYIFVAVPNIHAGEPENNLSLGYKAYQDGSFEKAIGYLESAGKGDTILSDYALYYLGEAYLSLNKVDEALNAFTACINYNPKGPLEPSAQEKIGDIYLAKGDAANSINTYKGLLTGHSDNPQTPHILYKLIPLLMQSNRQGEAFPFIKRLLTEFPQAEYSDNSFISQVLSGEVRKLNIDEFSTRAKGLLKARNYGKAIEESKAYLFEGPPWFPYDVPLKHDDKMSFLLGQVFYQAKNYKKAVEIFKELFSSAGDGKIRQESLIYLARAYIKLKDFKSARDVLKTFISVYNDRGLRGEALYRLAMIAKDEGDVNLTAVFLKQLIAENPSSSYKNDALWQISWLLYSQGNLEESLETLNPLENSPLRMRAVYWQGKISLMLGKKDNAARLFKIAADSFPPVYYSVKSRKALEEISGHELQEVNFKIQKYESQNSYESLPMQRAQRLLGLGLNNLALKELASMNYRQDPINISLLYRQAGDFHHSYISARSLSYDFTDFAYQLAFPEGYKELVESAANELQIDPLLVYAVMMQESEFDEKAVSGAGAVGLLQIMPGTGEMIARKLSHPSFKQDKLFLPAINISFGAWYLKTMITRFKGNLPLAVAAYNAGPNAVDEWLKKWGGLDTDEFVENIPYQETRKYVERVIGYYEAYKTIYRYGSEANLAGRIAENGE, encoded by the coding sequence ATGCCTGATATAAAACACATAATATCTTTTGTTGTCGCCTCGTATATCTTTGTTGCTGTGCCTAATATCCATGCAGGAGAACCTGAAAATAACCTCTCCCTTGGCTACAAGGCATACCAGGACGGCAGCTTTGAAAAGGCAATAGGTTATCTGGAATCAGCAGGAAAAGGAGATACTATCCTCTCCGACTATGCCCTGTATTATCTTGGAGAGGCATATCTATCTCTTAATAAAGTTGACGAGGCATTAAACGCATTCACTGCCTGCATCAACTACAATCCTAAAGGCCCGTTAGAACCCTCTGCCCAAGAAAAAATCGGCGACATCTACCTTGCAAAGGGCGATGCGGCAAACTCCATAAATACCTATAAAGGGCTTTTAACCGGACATTCGGATAACCCTCAAACCCCGCACATCCTTTACAAACTTATCCCTCTCTTAATGCAGAGCAACAGACAGGGAGAAGCCTTTCCTTTTATTAAAAGATTACTGACCGAATTCCCGCAAGCAGAATATAGCGATAATTCTTTTATTTCCCAGGTCTTATCAGGCGAGGTCAGAAAATTAAACATAGATGAATTCTCTACGAGGGCAAAGGGCTTATTAAAGGCAAGAAATTATGGAAAGGCTATTGAAGAAAGCAAGGCATATCTTTTTGAAGGCCCGCCGTGGTTTCCGTATGATGTCCCGTTAAAACATGACGACAAAATGAGTTTCCTTCTCGGGCAGGTATTTTATCAGGCAAAAAATTATAAAAAGGCCGTGGAGATTTTTAAAGAATTATTCTCATCTGCTGGAGACGGCAAAATAAGACAGGAATCGCTCATCTATCTTGCCAGGGCTTATATTAAGCTAAAGGATTTCAAGTCCGCCAGAGATGTATTAAAGACTTTTATATCTGTATATAATGACAGAGGCCTGAGAGGAGAGGCACTCTATAGGCTTGCCATGATTGCAAAAGATGAAGGAGATGTAAATCTGACTGCTGTTTTTTTAAAACAACTTATAGCAGAAAACCCTTCATCTTCTTATAAAAATGATGCACTGTGGCAGATAAGCTGGCTATTATACTCGCAGGGAAATTTGGAGGAATCCCTTGAAACATTGAATCCTCTGGAAAACTCGCCGTTAAGGATGCGGGCAGTATATTGGCAGGGGAAGATATCTCTTATGCTTGGTAAAAAGGATAATGCTGCAAGGCTATTCAAGATTGCCGCAGATAGTTTTCCACCCGTCTATTATTCTGTCAAGAGCAGAAAGGCGTTGGAAGAGATTTCAGGTCACGAACTGCAGGAGGTGAATTTTAAAATCCAAAAATATGAGAGCCAAAATTCATATGAGTCTCTGCCTATGCAAAGGGCGCAGAGATTATTAGGGCTTGGGCTGAACAACCTTGCATTAAAGGAATTGGCGTCCATGAACTACAGGCAAGACCCGATAAATATAAGTTTACTATACAGGCAGGCAGGTGATTTTCATCATTCCTATATTTCAGCGAGGAGTTTATCATATGATTTTACTGATTTCGCATACCAACTTGCCTTTCCTGAAGGCTATAAAGAACTGGTGGAGAGTGCTGCCAATGAATTGCAAATAGACCCTCTCCTTGTCTATGCAGTAATGATGCAGGAGAGTGAATTTGACGAAAAGGCAGTCTCAGGCGCAGGGGCAGTCGGCTTGCTGCAAATAATGCCGGGCACAGGAGAAATGATAGCCAGAAAACTTTCTCACCCGTCATTTAAACAAGATAAACTGTTTCTACCGGCCATTAATATAAGTTTTGGCGCATGGTATCTTAAAACAATGATTACGAGATTTAAAGGTAATCTCCCTCTTGCTGTTGCTGCATATAATGCAGGCCCCAATGCAGTGGACGAGTGGCTGAAAAAATGGGGCGGGCTTGATACGGATGAATTTGTGGAAAATATCCCATATCAGGAGACAAGAAAATATGTGGAAAGAGTAATAGGTTATTATGAGGCATATAAAACAATATA
- a CDS encoding GspH/FimT family pseudopilin, with the protein MKDEKGFSLIELLITIAVMATLTAIAVLGTEGIRTGYRVRGAARLVYGDMQMARLSAIKGGRKWAVCFSAGNTVFTSYSIRNTPGADNNLCTGDDPTTGAAPFYRKDVDLSSGDYSTLTFNENFTGTNVEFNPNGTASSGNLTITKGTRTITITVSGNTGNIRM; encoded by the coding sequence ATGAAGGATGAAAAGGGTTTTTCACTGATAGAACTGCTTATAACCATTGCTGTAATGGCTACTTTGACTGCGATAGCGGTATTGGGCACCGAGGGTATAAGGACAGGCTACAGAGTCAGGGGCGCTGCAAGGCTTGTTTATGGGGATATGCAGATGGCAAGGTTAAGTGCAATAAAAGGTGGTAGAAAATGGGCAGTCTGTTTTTCTGCCGGTAACACCGTATTTACATCCTACAGCATAAGAAACACCCCTGGGGCTGATAATAACCTATGCACAGGGGACGATCCCACCACTGGTGCTGCGCCGTTCTATCGTAAAGATGTTGATCTTTCCTCGGGAGATTATTCTACTCTGACATTTAACGAGAATTTTACCGGAACTAATGTAGAATTTAACCCTAACGGTACTGCATCAAGCGGTAATCTAACGATTACAAAAGGTACAAGGACTATAACAATTACGGTTAGTGGAAATACAGGCAATATAAGAATGTAG
- a CDS encoding HEPN domain-containing protein has protein sequence MEGLAKEADRWFRQAENDLKSAGWSQQGGFYAHACFWAQQGAAKTLRAFLFMQKEDARETRSVSELLERCLTYDEDFKAIVESGSRLDIYYKTSRYPDSLPGGIPAEIISARDSKEAIKIASDIFALVEEKRKTYIPEVM, from the coding sequence ATGGAAGGTTTGGCAAAAGAGGCAGACAGGTGGTTTAGGCAGGCAGAGAATGATCTGAAGTCAGCAGGATGGAGCCAGCAGGGCGGTTTTTACGCGCATGCGTGTTTCTGGGCTCAACAAGGTGCTGCAAAGACGCTGCGGGCATTCCTGTTCATGCAAAAGGAGGATGCAAGGGAGACTCGTTCTGTCAGCGAACTCCTTGAAAGGTGCCTTACATACGATGAAGACTTTAAGGCAATTGTTGAATCCGGCAGCAGATTAGATATATATTACAAGACAAGCCGGTATCCTGACAGCCTTCCAGGCGGCATACCTGCCGAGATTATATCTGCCAGAGATTCCAAAGAGGCGATAAAGATCGCATCGGATATTTTTGCCCTTGTGGAGGAAAAGAGAAAGACGTATATTCCGGAAGTGATGTGA
- a CDS encoding nucleotidyltransferase domain-containing protein encodes MNKEADEKEVLSELKHAIMEICGKQVVRFVLYGSRARGDYDKESDIDIAIVVRGMTRELKNRILDAVCDIEIKYLTPLSTLVFSEEDFEFLKSRERRIALDIEREGIPL; translated from the coding sequence TTGAATAAAGAAGCAGATGAGAAAGAGGTTTTATCAGAGCTAAAGCATGCCATTATGGAGATTTGCGGCAAACAGGTAGTCAGGTTTGTGCTTTACGGCTCAAGGGCAAGGGGGGATTACGACAAAGAGTCGGATATAGACATAGCGATTGTTGTCAGGGGTATGACAAGAGAACTTAAAAACCGGATATTAGATGCTGTGTGTGACATAGAGATTAAATATCTTACTCCCCTTTCAACTCTTGTCTTTTCCGAGGAGGATTTTGAGTTTCTGAAAAGCAGGGAGAGAAGGATAGCCCTCGATATCGAAAGGGAAGGGATACCGTTATGA
- the pilV gene encoding type IV pilus modification protein PilV — translation MLNQKGFTLLEVLIAIVILSIGLLGVAAMQTTAILGNTSAMNRSRAIGLAEEMADRVRVNAGSTPNIYDAIDTSGVCGGSEPALGDCTQWQARLQASALPNAFGTVAVTMDSPIPKAATITITVTWGIGATGSATITTIMETWLT, via the coding sequence ATGTTGAATCAAAAAGGTTTCACCCTTTTAGAGGTTCTGATAGCTATTGTTATTCTTTCTATCGGCCTTCTTGGTGTTGCGGCGATGCAGACTACAGCGATATTAGGCAATACCTCTGCCATGAATAGGAGTCGCGCCATTGGTCTTGCAGAGGAGATGGCGGACAGGGTAAGGGTAAATGCGGGTAGCACACCGAATATTTACGACGCGATTGACACGAGCGGCGTTTGCGGAGGGAGCGAACCTGCCCTCGGAGACTGCACACAGTGGCAGGCAAGGCTCCAGGCATCGGCACTTCCAAATGCCTTTGGCACGGTTGCCGTTACAATGGATTCCCCGATTCCAAAGGCTGCAACAATTACTATTACCGTTACATGGGGGATAGGCGCAACCGGCAGCGCAACAATCACAACTATTATGGAGACATGGCTAACTTAA
- a CDS encoding ATP-binding protein — MDKIKKTWGIRGQLIAGLTLVTVAAIALLGFLSIKMLEWSALFRKAKEAEVIAAVVQTFVQDRQGAEAKGFRDFVKSIMEKGIIRDMSITDEKGRVFFVTGEGVLTDKDEGRLLFSVKGLAVKTTGGGWFEGVGKELFISTSLKQGSGAGGLGLGRLVFSMPLSDIKEEGANFRRFIFFYSLFDSLIIITLGVYLFSRGIIRPMALLKETAESIAGGRLEHRVNIKPSNEIGSFALSFNIMADKLEEKIKTLERLNKELTAMQGELIRSEKLATVGRLAAGIAHEIGNPLGAILGYVDILKKGAAPPITVAAGFSLHNEEALEILTRLEKEILRIDIIVRGLLNFSRPSIPLSGTKEAMHNIDINRTVEDSVEILLPQFSANGISFDLNLDKDVPNVFIDDGKLKQVLLNIFINAKDAMPEGGKIFIKTEARPAPASLPLQAVSRGSKQGGQRSEVRRRKNDMADADIAGIRIQTLGRSYVIISITDTGRGIREEDIGKIFDPFFTTKEQGKGTGLGLAVSLGIVQTFGGDIKVKSEAGKGTIFEILLPTIR, encoded by the coding sequence ATGGATAAAATAAAAAAAACTTGGGGCATAAGAGGCCAGCTTATTGCAGGACTTACGCTTGTAACAGTGGCTGCCATAGCCCTTCTTGGATTTTTAAGCATCAAGATGCTGGAATGGAGCGCCTTGTTCAGAAAGGCTAAAGAGGCAGAGGTCATTGCCGCGGTTGTTCAAACATTTGTTCAGGACAGGCAGGGGGCAGAGGCAAAGGGGTTCAGGGATTTTGTAAAAAGTATTATGGAAAAAGGCATAATAAGAGATATGAGCATAACAGATGAAAAGGGAAGGGTATTTTTTGTTACAGGTGAGGGTGTGCTGACAGACAAAGACGAGGGGAGGCTGCTCTTTTCTGTTAAAGGATTAGCGGTGAAGACTACAGGCGGGGGGTGGTTTGAGGGGGTTGGAAAGGAATTGTTTATATCAACGTCCTTGAAGCAGGGGTCGGGGGCAGGGGGCCTGGGGCTTGGGAGATTAGTTTTTTCCATGCCTCTTTCGGATATAAAGGAAGAGGGCGCAAATTTCAGAAGGTTTATCTTTTTCTACTCCTTGTTTGATTCGCTCATTATAATAACGTTAGGCGTCTATCTATTTTCCAGAGGCATAATAAGGCCTATGGCTCTTCTTAAAGAGACCGCTGAAAGTATAGCCGGCGGCAGACTTGAACATAGGGTAAATATAAAGCCCTCCAATGAGATAGGGAGTTTTGCCTTATCTTTCAATATAATGGCTGATAAACTTGAGGAAAAGATAAAGACATTGGAAAGGCTTAATAAAGAACTTACAGCCATGCAGGGAGAATTGATAAGGTCTGAAAAACTTGCCACTGTTGGAAGGCTTGCAGCAGGCATTGCCCATGAGATAGGAAATCCTCTGGGCGCAATACTCGGTTATGTTGATATACTCAAAAAAGGCGCAGCCCCCCCCATCACCGTAGCCGCAGGTTTTAGCCTGCATAATGAGGAGGCGCTGGAAATACTTACACGGCTTGAGAAAGAAATATTAAGGATTGACATCATAGTGAGGGGCCTTCTTAATTTTTCAAGACCGTCGATCCCGCTCAGCGGGACGAAAGAGGCTATGCATAATATTGATATAAACCGGACAGTAGAAGATTCCGTTGAAATACTTTTGCCGCAGTTTTCTGCAAACGGCATATCATTTGACCTAAATCTTGACAAGGATGTACCAAATGTCTTCATTGATGATGGCAAGCTTAAACAGGTTCTGCTGAATATATTCATCAATGCAAAGGATGCGATGCCTGAAGGCGGAAAGATATTTATAAAAACAGAGGCCAGACCTGCCCCTGCAAGCCTGCCCCTGCAAGCAGTAAGCAGGGGTAGTAAGCAGGGGGGACAGCGCTCAGAGGTCAGGAGAAGAAAAAACGATATGGCAGATGCGGACATTGCAGGCATACGCATTCAAACTTTGGGCCGCAGCTATGTTATAATTTCTATTACTGATACTGGAAGAGGCATCAGGGAAGAAGACATCGGCAAGATATTCGACCCGTTTTTTACAACAAAAGAGCAAGGGAAAGGGACAGGTTTGGGGCTTGCAGTATCGCTTGGAATTGTTCAGACATTTGGCGGAGATATAAAGGTGAAGAGCGAAGCGGGAAAGGGAACTATCTTTGAGATTTTACTGCCTACCATACGATAG